From Pseudomonas sp. G.S.17, the proteins below share one genomic window:
- a CDS encoding enoyl-CoA hydratase/isomerase family protein has product MNLLFEELPAQDGARIGVATLDAEKSLNALSLPMILALQDKLDTWASDDSIVCVLLRGNGPKAFCAGGDVRTLVETCREHPGEVPPLAAHFFSAEYRLDYSLHTYPKPLICWGHGYVLGGGMGLLQGASIRIVTPSSRLAMPEISIGLYPDVGASWFLSRLPGKLGLFLGLTGSHINGHDALDLDLADRFLLDEQQDELIDGLQQLNWQEQTSIQLNSLLKALQQEAIGQLPAAQWLPRRKQIDELLDVGNLPCAWSAISHLQHKDDALLARAAKTLTAGSPLTAHLIWEQIQRARHLSLAEVFQMEYTMSLNCCRHPEFSEGVRARLIDKDSKPHWHWQDVANVPQPVIDAHFAKAWEGRHPLADLSGY; this is encoded by the coding sequence ATGAATCTGCTCTTTGAAGAACTCCCTGCTCAGGACGGCGCCCGAATTGGCGTGGCCACGCTGGACGCGGAGAAGTCATTGAATGCCTTGTCGCTGCCGATGATTCTCGCGCTGCAAGACAAGCTGGACACCTGGGCCAGCGACGACAGCATTGTTTGCGTATTACTGCGCGGCAACGGACCCAAAGCGTTCTGCGCAGGCGGAGATGTACGTACCCTGGTGGAAACCTGCCGTGAGCATCCCGGCGAAGTGCCGCCATTGGCGGCGCATTTCTTTTCCGCTGAATACCGCCTCGACTACAGCTTGCACACCTATCCAAAACCGTTGATCTGCTGGGGCCACGGCTACGTGCTCGGTGGCGGGATGGGCCTGCTGCAAGGGGCCAGCATTCGCATCGTCACGCCGAGCAGCCGCCTGGCGATGCCGGAAATCAGCATCGGCCTGTACCCGGATGTGGGCGCCAGCTGGTTCCTTTCACGTCTGCCGGGCAAGCTCGGTCTGTTTCTGGGCCTGACCGGCTCGCACATCAACGGCCACGACGCGCTGGACCTGGACCTCGCCGACCGCTTCCTGCTTGATGAACAGCAGGACGAGTTGATCGACGGCCTGCAACAGCTCAACTGGCAAGAACAGACCTCGATCCAGCTCAACAGTCTGCTCAAGGCGCTGCAACAGGAAGCCATCGGCCAGCTGCCGGCCGCGCAGTGGCTGCCGCGTCGCAAGCAGATCGATGAATTGCTCGATGTCGGCAACCTGCCCTGCGCATGGAGTGCCATCAGCCACCTGCAACACAAAGACGACGCCCTGCTGGCCCGCGCCGCCAAGACCCTGACCGCAGGCAGCCCGCTGACTGCGCACCTGATCTGGGAACAAATCCAGCGCGCCCGCCACCTGTCGTTGGCCGAAGTATTCCAGATGGAATACACCATGAGCCTCAACTGCTGCCGCCATCCCGAATTCAGCGAGGGCGTCCGCGCGCGACTGATCGACAAGGACAGCAAACCCCATTGGCACTGGCAGGATGTGGC